Proteins encoded in a region of the Sphingomonas sp. HMP9 genome:
- a CDS encoding polysaccharide biosynthesis/export family protein, whose translation MTALIIAVAACAEKGSGPVLSTGDRYLSGSPAFDDYRLGVGDRIKVTVFNEPTLSGDFGVAADGAISLPLIGNLPATGHTVAEVIAAARARYADGYLRLPKLSGEVSTLRPLFILGEVSSPGSYPYTFGLTAMNAIATARGFTPRANHDIVRIRRQGETEEVNYRLTPELRVYPGDTVHVGERYF comes from the coding sequence ATGACTGCCCTCATAATCGCGGTCGCTGCTTGTGCGGAAAAGGGCAGCGGCCCTGTCTTGTCGACCGGCGATCGTTATCTGTCTGGTTCGCCTGCGTTTGACGATTACAGACTAGGTGTTGGCGATCGGATCAAGGTTACTGTGTTCAACGAGCCGACATTGTCGGGAGACTTCGGTGTTGCAGCGGACGGCGCCATTTCATTGCCCCTGATTGGAAATTTGCCCGCGACAGGGCATACGGTGGCCGAGGTCATTGCTGCCGCGCGCGCCCGTTACGCCGACGGTTACCTGCGCCTGCCGAAGCTTAGTGGGGAAGTCAGCACGTTGCGGCCCTTGTTTATACTCGGCGAGGTGTCGTCACCGGGTAGCTATCCGTACACGTTCGGGCTGACCGCCATGAACGCCATCGCAACGGCTAGGGGTTTCACGCCACGCGCGAACCACGACATTGTGCGCATTCGTCGTCAAGGCGAGACTGAGGAAGTTAATTATCGCCTTACCCCGGAGCTGCGCGTGTATCCAGGCGACACAGTTCACGTGGGCGAGAGATATTTCTGA
- a CDS encoding oligosaccharide flippase family protein: MTYSRIAITGIVWQFLQIAADRVTQALVFLIVAKVIGPREFGFAALATTAAVIVMTTLQAGSQIVVQRKEVDETFLNSIFSLMAWLGGLSSLVMVVICAIFYNIGDLREIGLLMLPTMLVPLATAFGVVPDGLLMRTFAYRRLVVRRSVGQVAAGALCCWLALAGAGAWSIVLQVTLAPIVSTVISVLSTSWRPRFARGGLRGLAGISSDILGMAALTQVNIRSADVIVGAFVGPAAIGVFRLSRVALDMVTGFVLNPVNNTLLPIFSRMEDQRERAIEAMWQVCRSMTVVATLPMVVMPFAGPYLVSVALGGKWSELTGTTAILLGALPLIAVASPLSSFLVAFGSSRLALKNNLWQLLLNVVFLAIGAMFNIYVAAAAFVLRCFVGFVGLTLVLQRHNSSVRASTALSTLAPVPAGAAVILAVEGLVKVLGLDLNTIGGAILATLLACTTYFAVAFLLFGARVLEVARRVLKRPEQLQARG, translated from the coding sequence ATGACATACTCACGCATCGCGATCACGGGTATAGTGTGGCAATTCCTGCAGATTGCCGCAGATCGCGTGACTCAGGCGCTGGTGTTCTTGATAGTAGCCAAGGTGATTGGCCCCCGTGAGTTCGGCTTTGCTGCGCTGGCCACGACGGCTGCGGTGATCGTGATGACGACACTTCAAGCCGGATCTCAGATCGTTGTGCAGCGCAAGGAGGTGGACGAGACTTTCCTAAACTCGATCTTCTCATTGATGGCTTGGCTCGGCGGTTTGAGCTCGCTGGTGATGGTAGTGATCTGCGCAATCTTCTACAACATCGGCGATCTCAGAGAGATCGGGTTGCTGATGCTGCCGACCATGCTGGTGCCGCTCGCTACTGCCTTTGGCGTGGTGCCCGATGGGCTGTTAATGCGCACCTTTGCATATCGCCGGTTGGTAGTGCGCAGGTCGGTGGGCCAGGTGGCGGCCGGGGCGTTATGCTGCTGGCTAGCCCTCGCCGGAGCCGGGGCTTGGAGCATCGTGCTTCAAGTGACGCTCGCGCCTATTGTCTCAACTGTCATCAGCGTACTGAGCACCTCATGGCGCCCGCGGTTCGCGCGCGGCGGCTTGCGCGGTCTCGCAGGCATTTCTAGCGACATCCTTGGTATGGCGGCCTTAACGCAGGTGAACATCCGTTCGGCGGACGTGATCGTCGGCGCATTCGTCGGCCCCGCCGCGATCGGCGTCTTTCGCCTCTCGCGGGTGGCTCTCGACATGGTCACGGGTTTTGTCCTTAATCCCGTTAACAATACGCTACTGCCGATCTTCTCGCGCATGGAGGATCAGCGCGAGCGCGCGATCGAGGCCATGTGGCAGGTATGTCGCTCGATGACGGTGGTAGCGACGCTCCCAATGGTCGTCATGCCCTTCGCAGGTCCGTATCTGGTCTCGGTTGCATTGGGTGGTAAATGGTCGGAATTAACGGGCACAACGGCGATCCTGCTTGGCGCGCTGCCACTAATCGCAGTGGCCTCGCCGTTGTCGTCGTTCCTGGTGGCGTTCGGATCATCGCGGTTGGCCTTGAAGAACAACCTTTGGCAGCTCTTGCTCAACGTCGTGTTCCTAGCGATTGGCGCCATGTTCAACATCTACGTTGCAGCCGCGGCCTTCGTGTTGCGCTGCTTCGTGGGCTTCGTTGGACTTACGTTGGTACTGCAGCGACACAATTCGTCGGTGCGCGCCAGTACAGCGCTATCGACGCTCGCGCCCGTTCCCGCTGGGGCCGCCGTGATCCTGGCGGTCGAAGGTCTGGTTAAGGTTCTTGGCTTGGACTTGAATACTATTGGCGGCGCGATCCTTGCCACCCTGCTGGCCTGTACCACGTATTTCGCCGTGGCGTTCCTGCTGTTCGGCGCGCGCGTCCTAGAGGTTGCGCGCCGGGTTCTAAAGCGGCCGGAACAATTGCAGGCCCGAGGGTAA
- a CDS encoding glycosyltransferase, giving the protein MLHGYVIFDTQLQHQEAKPLPIALDLVLATRPNASTGIERYAINLFDALRGIAHDTIAFVDERSTVLNGDGLVPVKGGFAGWLALPSTKQYRKQLFDTLVCPAFPPSPLALLNKTPVARIIHDDFPWTRSNAMNFRGRFLFRDLETRMASRYKSIFAPTDLMAHSLSDILRRDVVPIGNAPGIDLGAAPPADRAKQQLIAVGTIEPRKNYNTILALEPYLPADWSLAIVGRNGWGPVAANWEKHLAERGGTLEWHGHASDQTLLALYQTSKCFISMSLAEGFNMPLVEAGSLGLAVVCSDIEIHRTVAPPWASFVPLSISSEDLANVVLQASNNLPAKAAVAAYSEQFSWIAIAKRLLRQVSQ; this is encoded by the coding sequence TTGTTGCATGGCTACGTAATCTTCGATACGCAACTGCAACATCAGGAGGCTAAGCCTTTGCCAATTGCCCTGGATCTCGTGCTAGCTACCCGGCCCAATGCCTCCACCGGAATCGAACGGTACGCGATAAATTTGTTCGATGCATTGAGAGGGATAGCCCACGATACGATTGCGTTTGTTGACGAGCGCTCGACCGTACTTAATGGCGACGGATTAGTACCCGTGAAAGGCGGTTTCGCTGGCTGGCTTGCGCTGCCATCCACCAAACAATATCGCAAACAACTGTTTGACACACTTGTATGTCCGGCATTTCCACCAAGTCCGCTTGCCTTACTTAACAAGACACCAGTCGCCCGGATCATCCACGACGATTTCCCGTGGACCCGTTCCAACGCGATGAACTTCCGCGGCCGCTTTTTGTTCAGGGATTTGGAAACCCGTATGGCATCTCGCTACAAATCTATCTTCGCGCCGACGGACCTAATGGCCCATAGCTTGTCAGATATTCTACGGCGCGACGTAGTCCCGATCGGTAATGCACCAGGCATCGATCTTGGCGCAGCCCCGCCAGCAGACCGGGCGAAGCAACAGTTGATAGCGGTAGGCACTATCGAGCCGCGAAAGAACTATAACACAATCCTTGCCTTGGAACCCTATTTACCCGCTGATTGGTCATTAGCGATTGTTGGTCGAAACGGCTGGGGGCCGGTCGCGGCCAATTGGGAGAAACATCTTGCCGAGCGAGGCGGTACGCTAGAATGGCACGGTCACGCTTCGGATCAAACTTTGCTGGCGTTATACCAGACTTCCAAATGCTTTATTTCGATGTCCTTAGCCGAAGGGTTCAACATGCCTCTGGTCGAAGCTGGTAGCCTAGGCTTGGCTGTCGTTTGCAGCGATATCGAAATTCATCGTACGGTGGCCCCGCCTTGGGCGAGCTTCGTACCGCTTTCAATCTCATCAGAAGATCTTGCGAATGTCGTTTTGCAGGCTTCGAACAATCTCCCCGCCAAAGCGGCGGTCGCTGCCTATAGCGAGCAATTCAGTTGGATCGCGATCGCAAAAAGACTTTTACGCCAGGTCTCACAGTGA
- a CDS encoding polysaccharide pyruvyl transferase family protein, with amino-acid sequence MSNIAVVCAFPPDRNTGMYTVDYSAARFFAETFPAESVSFYCLGDPDRAGYDLEKRPVAYKPLHRHLDDLHAADLIVYWGDFLQSKGYWDADLCGWLVRDGIASTKAEAENLVYRALMLEDAPDAVLGRVLIFGGTIITIGAIELSDTRYRTALERMLRLAKGVYFRDAISAAKADPYRGGRSALGIDCALLLRPEDYAAADLPLPAAANSGSRLRLGVFFGRAKWIVQPLAFSRMLAKKLDAEATWVPWLGSAPRQLPLARAAGYPASSKPPLPQDIFPVLATCNFIVSDTYHLCVNAWNIGIPTICLGYGAERIAHTLGDKKKETLFSMNGAAPFYVYRESIANPTNLRSAVAHAAQMLRDSAATDIVRTSIRAQSAAAREKLLSACLAEM; translated from the coding sequence ATGTCGAATATCGCAGTAGTGTGTGCTTTTCCGCCGGATCGCAACACAGGCATGTACACGGTGGATTATTCCGCGGCGCGCTTTTTCGCCGAAACGTTTCCGGCCGAGTCCGTCTCCTTCTACTGCCTCGGCGACCCTGATCGCGCAGGTTACGATCTTGAGAAGCGACCCGTTGCATATAAGCCGCTGCATCGCCATCTTGACGACCTCCATGCTGCAGACCTGATCGTCTATTGGGGCGATTTCCTGCAATCCAAGGGCTATTGGGATGCCGACCTCTGCGGATGGCTCGTGCGTGATGGCATTGCCAGTACTAAGGCGGAGGCCGAAAATCTGGTCTATCGCGCATTGATGCTTGAAGATGCACCCGATGCGGTGTTGGGCAGGGTCCTGATCTTTGGGGGCACCATCATTACGATCGGCGCTATCGAGCTGAGCGACACTCGCTATCGCACCGCGTTGGAACGAATGCTACGCCTCGCCAAGGGCGTATATTTTCGTGACGCGATTTCGGCCGCTAAAGCTGATCCGTATCGCGGTGGGCGTTCGGCTCTTGGCATCGACTGCGCGTTGCTGTTGCGCCCGGAAGATTACGCCGCTGCGGATCTGCCCTTGCCTGCCGCAGCGAACAGCGGAAGTCGCCTGCGACTTGGAGTGTTCTTCGGTCGCGCAAAATGGATCGTACAGCCTCTCGCCTTCTCACGTATGTTGGCAAAGAAGCTGGACGCGGAGGCGACCTGGGTACCATGGTTGGGGTCCGCGCCCCGTCAGTTGCCGTTAGCGCGCGCCGCGGGCTATCCAGCCTCCTCCAAGCCACCCTTGCCTCAAGACATCTTTCCGGTCCTAGCAACCTGCAATTTCATCGTTTCCGACACCTACCATCTCTGCGTCAATGCTTGGAACATCGGCATTCCGACAATCTGCCTGGGTTATGGGGCGGAGCGGATAGCACATACGCTGGGCGACAAGAAGAAGGAAACGTTGTTTAGCATGAACGGGGCAGCGCCCTTCTACGTGTATCGCGAGTCCATCGCAAACCCGACAAATTTGCGTAGCGCGGTCGCTCATGCCGCGCAAATGCTTCGCGACAGCGCCGCCACCGATATCGTACGGACGTCGATACGGGCACAATCAGCAGCCGCTCGCGAGAAACTGCTCAGCGCATGTCTTGCAGAGATGTAG
- a CDS encoding outer membrane beta-barrel protein, translating to MTTRLWAAAVLMPPAVVLPKAACAQVEEGLVVQPTIPQDFGRDRNVSVQQQSRPDYTQLGVPLGGVTFFPSIDIGTGATSNTYNTSSNHIAAPFLYQQGSARLVSGWSRHLLQVSGTTTHREYVGEPQRNEHLWNFSAVGRLDVYHSVKIDGEVSIARKAENSFSGEVSPIVAALSRYRRDAASLKASYTQGRGRAFVLFDYSDFAFAPIPLRAGGELDQSQRDRQVTRLTAQFEYARTPSVSLFVQIGGGRTYFDQLLQSGLPNVDSRAVRFLSGVNVDIAGRIRGTIGVGYGIRDFDAGIYRTVRGFSFETQLEAFPTRRLTLGMTGRRSIEDATVGSFNPYLNTSLTVRSDYEVLRNMILSATGDLSHLSFQISRNTTNFYSASVGARLLLSRRLSLRGG from the coding sequence GTGACGACCCGGCTCTGGGCGGCAGCTGTGTTAATGCCTCCGGCTGTCGTTTTGCCCAAGGCGGCTTGCGCACAAGTTGAGGAGGGCCTGGTTGTCCAGCCAACTATCCCGCAGGACTTCGGCCGAGACCGCAACGTGAGCGTGCAACAACAATCTCGTCCGGACTATACGCAACTGGGCGTTCCGCTAGGTGGAGTAACCTTTTTCCCTAGCATTGACATTGGTACCGGCGCCACCTCGAATACCTACAACACCTCTAGCAACCATATTGCGGCCCCCTTCCTCTATCAGCAGGGATCGGCACGCCTCGTTTCGGGATGGTCTCGTCACCTGCTGCAAGTCTCCGGGACGACAACCCACCGTGAATATGTCGGCGAACCGCAACGCAACGAGCATCTGTGGAATTTTAGCGCGGTTGGCCGGTTGGACGTATATCATTCCGTCAAGATCGATGGCGAGGTTAGCATCGCGCGCAAAGCCGAGAACAGCTTTTCGGGTGAGGTCAGCCCCATCGTGGCGGCCTTGTCTCGTTACCGCCGCGACGCTGCGTCACTCAAAGCCAGCTATACGCAAGGCCGCGGCCGCGCCTTTGTATTATTCGATTATTCCGATTTCGCTTTCGCACCGATACCGCTACGGGCCGGCGGCGAACTTGATCAGAGCCAACGCGATCGACAGGTCACGCGCCTGACGGCGCAATTCGAATATGCGAGGACCCCATCCGTCTCGCTCTTTGTGCAGATTGGCGGCGGTCGTACGTACTTTGATCAGCTGCTTCAGTCGGGGCTGCCGAATGTCGATTCCAGGGCTGTACGGTTCCTCAGTGGCGTCAACGTTGATATCGCTGGGCGCATCCGGGGGACGATCGGCGTCGGCTATGGCATTCGCGACTTTGACGCAGGCATCTACAGGACGGTGCGTGGCTTCTCGTTCGAGACACAACTCGAAGCTTTTCCAACCCGACGCCTTACCCTTGGAATGACGGGGCGACGCTCAATTGAGGACGCCACCGTTGGTAGTTTCAATCCGTATTTAAACACCAGCCTCACTGTTAGATCCGATTACGAAGTATTGCGGAACATGATTCTCAGTGCGACTGGTGATTTATCGCACCTTTCCTTTCAAATTAGTCGAAACACGACCAATTTTTACAGTGCCAGCGTTGGTGCGCGCTTACTGTTATCACGGCGCTTAAGCTTGAGGGGGGGCTGA
- a CDS encoding WecB/TagA/CpsF family glycosyltransferase has translation MNDTGLMVQRSTSRDRYGLCFQRARLIEVVELAFAPIDAPQLFCTCNLNHLRLLQSDRAFQRAYRLAVVVTVDSRPLQMLARFQCGEALPLVTGADLFPALIARLRPGLDRPFFVTSSDDAGSTLVRQLVTRGFAPEAVGYFSPPFGFQDNDVHSADLIDRIQALGTTHLFMGVGAPKSERWIASKFVQLPSARIFCVGAALDFTSGLKRRAPLWVRRFSLEWLHRLLSEPKRLIPRYLGDALFLLKVMSGHRLVQICPPPGISGEDHDASPAPSIA, from the coding sequence ATGAACGACACCGGATTGATGGTTCAGCGTTCGACCTCGCGGGATCGTTATGGCCTTTGCTTTCAGCGCGCGCGCCTTATTGAAGTCGTTGAACTTGCATTTGCTCCCATTGATGCGCCACAGCTTTTCTGTACTTGTAACCTAAACCATCTCCGTCTCTTGCAAAGCGATCGAGCCTTTCAACGAGCATATCGTCTAGCCGTCGTTGTGACGGTAGATAGCCGCCCACTACAAATGCTTGCTCGCTTCCAATGCGGCGAAGCATTGCCACTCGTGACGGGCGCAGATCTTTTCCCTGCACTGATCGCACGGTTGCGGCCGGGTCTGGACCGCCCCTTTTTTGTCACTAGTTCGGACGATGCCGGCAGCACGCTCGTCAGGCAGCTTGTCACCCGCGGATTCGCGCCAGAGGCGGTAGGATATTTTAGCCCCCCGTTCGGCTTCCAGGATAACGATGTACATAGCGCGGACCTCATTGACCGAATCCAGGCACTTGGAACGACGCACCTATTTATGGGCGTTGGAGCACCCAAATCAGAGCGTTGGATCGCGAGCAAATTTGTGCAGCTTCCGTCCGCCCGAATATTTTGCGTCGGCGCAGCGCTAGACTTCACCTCAGGTCTGAAACGCCGTGCGCCGCTTTGGGTTCGTCGATTCAGCCTTGAGTGGCTGCACCGCCTGCTTAGCGAACCGAAGCGGCTTATCCCCCGCTATCTGGGAGACGCCTTGTTCCTCCTGAAGGTCATGAGCGGGCACCGGCTTGTTCAAATCTGCCCCCCCCCCGGCATCTCGGGCGAGGATCACGACGCGTCGCCTGCGCCTTCGATAGCCTAG
- a CDS encoding glycosyltransferase family 2 protein: MRSISFVICTIQKSKVDHRLSEVLTNLVQQQDIRFEIILVWDGRRMDSPPVYPGVTVIAVDLVSISEARNIGGLAARYDTICFLDDDTFPIDRNFSIKILDVMEAQKLDFVTCNIHSAGEVMSGGAVARDTDLDERTVIVHMWEPGLTVRRDAFVKTQFDATLGIACIHGSSEGFDFGYRLLRNGFKGRRQASIFIDHPPLDTANEYRVERAFFYSLGNGAVLLQHGYYGTYAWQITKTLARLLVSLLKGDMVRVRASFVRSLCMMIGPFLPRRRGRIMPTSFLAPRPAVSDGPQVQAVPLEPAR, encoded by the coding sequence ATGCGATCGATTTCCTTCGTTATCTGCACGATCCAAAAGTCCAAGGTCGATCATCGCCTGTCAGAAGTACTGACTAATCTCGTCCAGCAGCAAGACATACGGTTCGAGATCATTCTGGTGTGGGACGGCAGACGGATGGACAGCCCGCCCGTCTATCCGGGCGTAACGGTCATCGCGGTCGATCTAGTTAGCATATCGGAAGCACGCAACATCGGCGGGCTTGCCGCCCGCTACGACACGATCTGCTTTCTGGACGACGACACCTTTCCAATCGATCGCAATTTCTCGATCAAGATCCTCGATGTGATGGAGGCGCAGAAGCTCGACTTCGTCACCTGCAACATCCACTCCGCCGGCGAGGTAATGTCGGGGGGCGCCGTCGCGCGCGATACCGATCTCGACGAGCGGACCGTAATAGTCCACATGTGGGAACCCGGATTGACAGTGCGACGCGACGCCTTCGTCAAGACCCAGTTCGATGCGACACTCGGCATCGCCTGCATCCACGGCTCAAGCGAAGGGTTCGATTTCGGATATCGCCTGCTGCGCAACGGGTTCAAGGGGCGCCGACAGGCGTCGATCTTCATTGATCATCCCCCGCTCGATACCGCCAACGAATATCGCGTCGAACGCGCCTTCTTCTACTCGCTGGGTAACGGCGCCGTGCTACTCCAGCATGGCTATTACGGCACTTATGCATGGCAGATTACAAAAACCCTCGCGCGCCTTCTCGTGTCGCTTCTAAAGGGGGATATGGTCCGCGTGCGCGCATCGTTCGTGCGAAGTCTCTGCATGATGATCGGACCGTTCCTGCCGCGACGGCGCGGGCGGATCATGCCCACCTCGTTCCTCGCGCCCCGGCCTGCCGTCTCCGACGGGCCGCAGGTGCAGGCGGTGCCACTGGAACCGGCCCGGTGA
- a CDS encoding GumC family protein, whose amino-acid sequence MEVRHEADEQEVRLANVISVVRDTVRRRWLTLFAVTATVFVLGCVLVSFMTPQYSATSKVRLYPSRSPLSGGTQQAATLSDDAIQTELTEVRSLAVAREIVRSQDLVADQEFAQVLTTTTNSSLNNSAARETVVANALLQHLTALREKDAYVLDLTVTSTDPIKAAQLANAFAEGYIKYRSSKSLGTAKEQNTWYQQQLGALAKDAAQASARAAEFRARSGIMEGSVGGGTIIDQQVAPLAGTLSSAESDAATARATLAAAQGQVARGNFDTVSEVISSPAILALRNQRSQALLAQNEAEKRYGERHPESIRVRDLVNSIDAQIKTEANRIVVSLRGNATAMQARVDSLHQSLGQLEHQREQSVQASATADTLQHEADAKRALYDKMSQLSLDSMQAATTQSTLAEVAVSAQPPSAPSAPNKPLLYMLALIVGLAAGTATIAAQEMLSGGFRSVADLEAQLGLPVLAVVPRVGKSDKPTELMLERPTSMFAEAFRIARTAIIGGRDRADVKVIAITSSLPAEGKTTSAVAFARTLAIANARVLLLECDVRRATVRQMVRSTTLKVGLVELLHGEISLEEAIEPSDVPNLDQLLVATPYFSGENLFGEGRMEQLLEAARARYDYIVLDLPPLMGLADGRYLATLADATVLVVKWSSTPISAAVSSADWLRKDGSKPVGIIYTQVDPSAHSVGGLYYYSKQYSEYYQN is encoded by the coding sequence ATGGAAGTAAGACACGAAGCGGACGAGCAGGAGGTTCGGCTTGCGAACGTTATCAGCGTGGTTAGGGATACGGTCCGCCGGCGCTGGTTGACGCTGTTCGCCGTCACCGCCACGGTGTTCGTGCTGGGCTGCGTTCTAGTTTCGTTCATGACACCCCAATATTCAGCTACCTCCAAAGTGCGACTATACCCTAGCCGCAGCCCGTTAAGCGGCGGCACTCAGCAGGCTGCTACCTTATCGGATGATGCCATCCAAACCGAGCTTACTGAGGTAAGATCGCTAGCCGTAGCTCGCGAAATCGTCCGATCTCAGGATCTGGTCGCAGACCAAGAATTTGCTCAGGTGCTGACGACCACTACCAATTCCTCGCTCAACAACTCGGCCGCTCGAGAGACGGTAGTTGCCAATGCACTGCTACAGCATCTCACAGCCTTGCGTGAGAAGGATGCTTATGTCCTCGACCTGACCGTTACTTCGACCGACCCGATCAAAGCGGCGCAGCTCGCCAACGCATTTGCTGAAGGTTACATCAAATATCGCAGCAGCAAATCGCTTGGGACAGCTAAGGAGCAGAACACCTGGTACCAGCAACAACTCGGTGCTCTTGCCAAGGATGCGGCACAAGCCTCGGCGCGTGCGGCAGAGTTCCGTGCCCGTTCTGGCATTATGGAAGGTAGTGTTGGTGGGGGTACGATCATCGATCAACAGGTTGCACCCCTGGCCGGCACGCTTTCATCCGCTGAGAGCGATGCCGCAACTGCGCGCGCTACGCTGGCTGCAGCACAGGGGCAGGTCGCACGAGGCAATTTTGACACCGTGTCCGAAGTTATAAGTTCACCAGCGATCCTTGCGTTGCGCAATCAGCGCTCTCAAGCGTTGTTGGCGCAGAATGAGGCTGAGAAGCGATACGGCGAGCGGCATCCTGAAAGTATCCGCGTGCGCGATCTGGTGAACTCAATTGACGCGCAGATAAAGACGGAGGCGAACCGCATCGTAGTCTCGCTCCGGGGTAATGCGACGGCGATGCAGGCTCGCGTCGATAGCCTGCACCAGTCGCTTGGCCAGCTCGAGCATCAACGTGAGCAGAGCGTTCAGGCGTCCGCCACCGCCGACACTTTGCAGCACGAGGCAGACGCCAAGCGCGCACTGTATGACAAGATGTCGCAGCTTTCGCTCGACAGCATGCAGGCCGCAACGACGCAGTCGACGCTTGCCGAGGTGGCCGTCTCGGCTCAGCCCCCGTCCGCTCCTAGCGCACCCAACAAGCCTCTTCTTTATATGCTCGCCCTGATCGTTGGCCTTGCCGCAGGCACAGCCACCATCGCCGCGCAGGAGATGCTGAGTGGGGGATTCCGTTCGGTGGCGGATTTGGAAGCGCAGCTAGGGTTGCCCGTGCTTGCCGTTGTTCCTCGGGTCGGTAAGTCCGACAAGCCAACGGAACTCATGCTCGAACGCCCCACCTCGATGTTCGCCGAAGCGTTTCGCATCGCACGCACAGCTATTATTGGAGGTCGGGATCGCGCGGACGTGAAGGTGATCGCGATAACGTCCTCCTTACCGGCGGAGGGCAAGACCACGTCGGCCGTTGCCTTCGCGCGAACACTGGCAATCGCCAATGCACGCGTCCTTCTCCTAGAGTGCGACGTACGGCGTGCGACGGTTCGGCAAATGGTGCGAAGCACGACGCTCAAGGTTGGACTGGTGGAACTGCTTCATGGAGAAATTTCCCTCGAGGAAGCCATCGAGCCAAGCGACGTGCCCAATCTCGATCAATTACTCGTTGCCACTCCTTATTTCTCAGGCGAGAACCTGTTCGGCGAGGGCCGCATGGAGCAGCTTCTCGAGGCAGCCCGCGCGCGCTACGACTACATCGTGCTTGATCTGCCACCGTTGATGGGACTGGCGGATGGACGCTACCTTGCTACACTTGCTGACGCGACTGTACTCGTGGTTAAGTGGAGCAGTACGCCGATTTCTGCTGCTGTGTCTTCCGCCGATTGGCTGCGTAAAGACGGCAGCAAACCCGTAGGAATTATCTACACACAAGTAGACCCAAGTGCGCACTCCGTTGGCGGGCTTTACTACTATTCCAAGCAATATTCGGAATATTACCAAAACTAG
- a CDS encoding glucosamine inositolphosphorylceramide transferase family protein — MTTRSLEGFAFDWIPGSSNLRYLADPFGLWRDGQLYVFTEWFDYRDSVGRIAVSVYDAALTLVEQTVVLREPWHLSYPFVFEAEGETWLLPESFQSGGLWLYRAVSFPYRWERTVKITLDHVPLDATPFYDGERWWLFYSPAFPPAARLVQLCAAYADRIEGPWQSYIANPFFTDLHGARPGGTPIWHRGNLYLPVQGCTGTYGAAVRLLRIDKLAPDNIVAAFVNEMSAPLAATPFTDGCHTLAAVGPVTLIDVKQTRFLVGALASRPLRELYRRRQASQPYRW; from the coding sequence GTGACGACAAGGTCGCTCGAGGGATTTGCCTTCGATTGGATACCAGGTTCAAGTAATCTTCGATATCTCGCTGACCCATTTGGCCTTTGGCGCGACGGGCAGTTGTATGTCTTCACCGAGTGGTTCGATTATCGCGATTCTGTCGGTCGTATTGCGGTATCCGTCTATGATGCTGCGTTGACGCTCGTCGAGCAAACGGTGGTGCTGCGCGAACCTTGGCATCTTTCTTACCCGTTCGTGTTCGAAGCGGAAGGGGAGACGTGGCTACTGCCTGAGAGCTTCCAGTCGGGCGGGCTGTGGCTGTATCGCGCGGTATCGTTTCCGTATCGTTGGGAACGGACAGTAAAGATTACCCTTGACCATGTTCCGCTGGACGCGACGCCCTTCTACGATGGCGAACGTTGGTGGCTGTTCTACTCCCCGGCGTTTCCGCCCGCTGCTCGGCTCGTGCAGCTGTGCGCAGCGTATGCCGACAGGATCGAGGGGCCGTGGCAGTCCTATATCGCCAATCCCTTTTTCACGGATTTACATGGCGCGCGGCCTGGTGGCACACCGATATGGCATCGCGGGAATCTTTACCTGCCGGTTCAAGGTTGCACAGGCACCTACGGGGCGGCCGTACGCCTGCTGAGGATCGACAAGCTGGCTCCGGACAACATTGTAGCGGCGTTTGTGAACGAGATGAGCGCGCCTCTTGCGGCGACACCTTTCACAGACGGGTGCCATACTTTGGCCGCAGTGGGTCCAGTGACTCTGATCGACGTCAAGCAAACGAGGTTCTTGGTGGGCGCGCTCGCGTCGCGCCCTTTGCGTGAGCTGTACCGCCGCAGGCAAGCCTCCCAGCCGTACCGCTGGTGA